In Halobacteroides halobius DSM 5150, the genomic window TATTTGTACCGGATAATGTTGATCCTACTAGATTAAAATCTTTATTAGATGAACTTGATTTAGAAAAAACAATGTTTAATGTTATCTCTAAATCTGGTACAACTGCTGAAACAATGAGTCAATTTTTAACTGCTCAAGCTGCAGTGGTAGAAGATCTTGGAGAAGATGCTGTTAGTGATCATTTTATTGCTACAACTAGTAAAGATTCTGGAAAATTAATTAAAATTGCTAAAGAAGAAGCTATTAAGACTTTCTATATTCCAGATAATGTAGGGGGGCGTTTCTCAGTTTTAACTCCTGTTGGGTTAGTTTCTTCTGCATTTGTAGGAGTTGACATTGAAGAGTTATTAGCTGGTGCTGAGTATATGGCTCAAGTTTGTGATACAGATGATTTATGGGCCAACCCAGCTTATTTAAATGCTGTACTACAGTATTTAGCTGATCAAGATGGAAAGCCAATGTCTGTAATGATGCCTTATAATCATGCTTTAAAAGATGTAGCAGATTGGTATCGACAGTTATGGGCTGAATCTTTAGGTAAGGAAGTTGATAGAGAAGGCAATGTAGTTAATGTAGGGCCAACTCCAATTAAAGCTTTAGGTGCTACAGATCAACACTCTCAAGCTCAATTATACATGGAAGGGCCATATGATAAAGTAGTTACTTTCTTAGAAGTAGAGAATTTCAAGGAAGAATTAGAAATTGGATCTGGTTATGAAGATATTGAGGGAGTTTCTTATTTAGGCAACCATACATTTAATAAATTGATCACTACTGAGAAAAAAGCTACTGAATTAGCTTTAACTAAACAAAATCGTTTAAATTGTACAGTTATATTCCCAGAAGTAAATGCCTTTACTTTAGGACAGTTTTTCTATTTATTTGAATTACAAACTGCTATGAGTGGTGAATTATACAATATTAATGCGTTTAATCAACCAGGTGTAGAATTAGGTAAAAAGTATGCTTATGGTGTTTTAGGTAGAGAAGGATTTGCTGAAATGAAAGAGGAATTTGACTCTCGACCAGCTAAAGATGATAGCTTAATCTTATAGCTTATATTTTTAATGGGCCCTATAACGGGCCTATTTTTTATTTTTTGGTTTTTTAATTAAAATGGAATTAGTGTCATATATTTATAACAGGATTTTTAACTTAAATCTTGAATTCTGTATATAGAAAGGTAGGTTTAAATTGAGTAAAAGCAAAAAAGGTTTAATTAATTCATTATGGGAAAAGTTAGGGTTAGGCAATTCTCAAGTAGTTTCTTTTACATCTTTAAATCCAAAAGCATTTAAGCAAAATAAAGTAGAGTTTAGCACTGATATAAAATTAAACGTTAACCTAATAACCAGTTCAGATGATATATTAAATCTACCAAAGTGCCATCAAAACCTAATCACATCAGATATTAATTATAATAATTTCTTTTTGATTTATGTTTCTTTAAATGAGGCTAAAAGAATAGGATCAGAGATAAAAATAGAAGAAATCATAATTGAAGATGAAGAAGTTATAGTTGAAGTACTTGTTTATTCAGCAACTAACCAATTATCTTTAGGGATGATTAATTCTCCTTATGATCTAGTCAAAATAAATAGATCCCAACTAATGCTTACAGATGATTTAGAATTTAAGTTTATTGATTATCAAGGCCAACTAATAACACAGTTAACATTATAGTAATTTTAATACGATAAATTATAGCAATTATTTATAGTAGAGAGGAGCTAGGGAATTGAATATTAGATTTAGTATGATAATAGTTTTAGCTATGATGATAGTTTTCGTTTCTATCCCTGCTGAAGCTCAGGCAGAAGAGATTAAGTTAGTAATTGATAGCCAAAATGTAGAGAGTAAATTATTGATTGTTGATGGGAGGTCATTAGTCTCTGCTCAAATTTTAAAGGAGAAATTTGGAGAAAAGTTAGTTTGGAAAAAGGGTAGAAAAGAATTACAAGTAAATAGTGGGTATTGGCGAGCTTCTTTTCAAGTAGGAAGTAGAATTGCTGAGGTTAATTCTAGTATTCTTCCTCTAGAGTCTAGGATAAGATTAATAAATGATGATGTAATGATTCCACTAAGATTCTTAACTAAAATGTACGGGGGAGAGCTAGAGTGGGATGGGAGTACTAAAACAATTTATTATTATTCAAATCGAGTGTCTGATATAAGTACTAAAAGTTCAGTTAATAGTTCTCAAGTAGTAATTAATACTGATTATCAGGTAAAATATGAACTTAATTTATATCATCGACCGCAAAGATTAGTGCTAGATCTATATAATGTTAGTTTAGCAGAAGTAAAATCTAAAGTTGAGGTTAATAATAACATTATTAGGCAGATTAGAGTTAGTCAATTTAAGCTTAATCCAGCTGTGGTTAGAGTAGTAGTAGATATTAATCAAATGAGTAATTATCAAATTAAAAGAAATTCTTTAGGACTAGTTTTAAAAATAAACCAGGATACTCAAGTAGTAACTTCGTCTATTATTAGCCGTAAGCCAAAGTTAAAAAAGCCTAAACTAAAGCTAAGAACTAAAAAGATAGTGATTGATCCGGGCCATGGAGGGTTTGATCCTGGAGCAATTGGCCCATCTGGTGTCCAAGAAAAGACAGTTAATTATCAGATTGCTAAATCTGTAAATAAATTATTAAAGCAAGCAGGCTTTAGAACTAAAATGACACGGAGAAGTGATAAGTTTTATTCTCTTGCAAAGCGGGCCAATCAAGCTAATAGGTGGTCAGCTGATTTGTTTGTTAGTATTCATTCTAATTCAAACTCTAAACCATGGATTAATGGAACAGCTACTTATGCTCACTGGTATGCTTCAAAATCTAATTGGGCTTTAGCTTGGTATGTACAAAGTGAATTAGTTGAAAGGATTAAACTTGAGAGTAATGGACTAAAAGCAGCTAATTTTGCTGTGTTAAGAGAGACAAATATGCCAGCAATTTTAGTAGAGACTGCCTTTTTATCTAATCCTCGTGAAGAGCGTTTGTTAAATAGTGATGATTTCCAACAAAAAGCAGCAGCAGGAATTGTAGCAGGAATAAAAAAATATTTTGCTAAAGAAGATTAAAAAGAAGGATATCAACCAATTAAGAAGAAATTAAATAATATAACTAATGTAATATAGTAAATTGTAAGAGATCTTCCAGTTTAGGAGGCTATTATGATGCCGAAGAGATTATTAATGGGAATATTGGTTTTAGTTTTAATTTGTAGTTTTTCTAATTCTTTATATGCTGCAGATGATATTAAATTGTTAGTTAATAATAAAAAAATTACTAATAGTTTAGACTATCAGATTGTAGACCAAAATATTTTAATCCCTCTAAGGACTTTATCTAATGCATTATCAATAAAGCTTAAATGGTTTAACTTAATTAAAACATTGCGCTTAGAGACAGAGGATAAAGTTATCAAATTTAGATTAGGAGATAGAAATTTACAAGTTAATAATAAGTTAATTAAGATGCCTGTAGCCCCTAAAGAAAAAGATGGAAGATTAATGGTCCCACTTAAATCCTTAGGGGAGGTATTAGGATTAGTTATTGAGTCTAACCCTCAACAAAGAATTGTTAATATATTTGAGGTGCAGGGCAGATTAAAAGAAATTAAGTATCAAAAGACTAATAATTATAAAGCGATAGCAATTAATATTAGTCAAAAGGTAGGTCATAAAGTTAGTGTTTTAAAAGATCCTAGACGAATTGTCCTTGATCTAAAAACAACTAGACTAATTAAAAAAATAAATAATATTAAGGTTGATAATAAATTAATTAAGCAAGTGCGAGTAGCTCAATTTAACGGTAATACTGTAAGAGTAGTAGTAGATTTAGCTAGTAAAGTTGATTATAAATTAGTTAGCAAGAAGCTTAATCAATCATATCAATATTTAATTAAATTGAGTCCTTTGATTACAGATATAAAGTATGAAGCAACTGGATTGAAAATAAATGCAACAGCTGATATCAGGATGAAAGAACCAGTTTATTTATCTAATCCACGGCGAATTGTGGTTGATTTAAAGAATGCTGTTTTTACTCAGAGTAAAAAGAAGTTAAAAATAAATAATCCCTTATTTAAAGAAATTAGAGTTAGTCAATATCAAACAAATCCTAATAATATAGTACGGGTCGTATTTGAGGCTAAGAAAAATTTAGAGTTAAGAGGTATTCAAAAGCAAAGTTCATTGGTAATAAGTCCAATAGTAGCTAAATTAGAAAAAGTAGTTTATAACTCTGATAAAAGCAATCAAGTATTATTTGAACTAAGTACACAAGTAAAGCCTGATATTGTGCCCTTAAAAAAGGGAGATAGGTTAGTTTTTGATTTTTTTAATACTACTAATGAATTCCAAAAGGAAGATTTGAAAATTGATAGTCGATTAATTAAAGAAATTAGGATTTCTCAATTTAATCAGTATATCACGCGGGCTGTGATTGACTTATCAGAGTTAGTCTCCTACCAAATTGATTGGGAAGGGAATCAATTACAATTAAATTTGATGAATAAGTTACAAGAAATTAAAGTAAATGATATGAAAGCAAGAACAAAAGTAGATATATCATTATTAACACCTGGAGAATATGATATTTATCAATTACCAAATCCTAAACGTTTAGTAATTGATATTCCTAATGCTATTGTGGATAAGAAGAAACTTAAATTGATTAATAATTCAGATATAGTAAGTGATATAAGATTTAGCCAATATTCTGTTACTCCGTATAGTGTAAGGGTAGTATTAGATTTAAAAGATGATATTAATCTGCAAGTTAAATCTCCTGATAGAACAAAACATATTGTGATTAATACTATGACTAATAATTTAGCGGGCAAGATTATTGTAGTTGATCCCGGTCATGGAGGATATGATCCAGGTGCTTTGGGCTCATTTTTACGTGAAAAGAATATTACATTAGATATTGGTTTAAAATTAGAAGATATCTTGGAAGCTGCTGGAGCAAAAGTGGTTATGACTAGAAAGACTGATCAATTTATTAGTTTAGAAGAAAGGGCCAAGTTAGCCAACAAATTAAATGCTGATATATTTGTTAGTATCCATATTAATTCCCATTATACTAAGGATGCATTTGGGACTGAAATTTTTATTCGTGAAGATTACTCAGATAATTCATTGGTGTTGGCTCACTTTATTCAAGATGAGTTAGTTAATGAAATAAACACCTTTAATCGTGGAAGAAAAGAAGGAAATTTATATGTATTAGAGCATACTAAAATGCCAGCTGTATTAAGTGAGATTGCTTTTATTAGCAATCCTGAAGAAGAAGAGTTATTAAGTCGAAATCAGTTTAGATCTAATGTTGCAGTTGGTCTTTATAAGGGAATAAGTAAATATTTTAGGTTTTTAGAGGAGGAATCCTGATGTTAGATTTAACAGATAAGAATATATATATTGTGCTGATTATAATTGTAGTATTATTGTTAATTTTATTATATCCCAAGTTTTTAGCTAGTAAAAAAGTTAAAGTTTATTTTGGGGATCAACAGGCACAATATCTAGTATCTAAAATTAGAGAGGTAGAACTTGATGATTTATATATAAATTCAATTAAGGAGCTAATTAAAGGACCCCAAAGTAAGGAATTAATGAAGACTATTCCTTCTCAAACTAAATTACTTAATATAAAAGTAGAAGATGGGTTAGCTAGAGTTAATTTTAGTCGAGAATTAATTGATAACCACTGGGGTGGAACCGCTGGTGAAATGATAACGGTATATTCCATTGTTAATACTTTAGCTCAATTTAAAGAGATAAATCGAGTCCGGATATTAGTAAATGGTAAACAGATTAAAACCTTAGTAGGACATCTTGATTTAACACATCCTTTAAAATTTAAAGCAAAATTGGTTAAATAAGTGAGGCGGGTGCTGCCTCGCTTTTTATTTGGTGAAATTAGCAATAATTAAAGTTGAATTAATATAAAATAAATAATAAAATAGTAGTATTATTAAATTTAGATAGGATGGTGACCATGGAGCAAGATAAACCAATTGTTTTATTTGATTCGGGGGTCGGTGGTTTAACAATTGCTAAAGAAATAATTAATCAATTTCCTCAAGAGAAAATTATTTATTTTGGAGATACGGCACATTTACCTTATGGGGAGCGAGAACAAGAGGAAGTAGAAGAATTTGTTCTTAAGATTATAGATTATTTTGTGAATTTAGGGGCTAAAATGGTGATTATTGCTTGTAACACTGCTACTGCAGCAGGTTTAGAATTAGCTAGAGATAATTTTTCTCTACCTATTATTGGCCCAATTGATGCTGGGGTTGAAAAGGCTATCGCTGGAACTAAAAACAAGAAGATAGGTGTAATTGCTACTGAAGGAACAGTAGATAGTGGTGCTTATCAAGAAGCAATTAAGCAAGCAAATAGTGAAGTTGAAGTATTTGTACAGGCTTGTCCTAAGTTTGTTCCATTAGTTGAAGCAGGAGAGTTATATAGTCAACAAGTTAGGGAAATTGCTCAAGATTATTTAGCACCTTTACAAGAGGAAGAGGTTGATACTTTATTATTAGGTTGTACTCACTTTCCTTATTTAAGTAAAATTATTAAGGAGATTATGGGCCAAGAAG contains:
- a CDS encoding glucose-6-phosphate isomerase — protein: MSNQYQDAEWKESMRIRLDVNNMFEDKIGAEHGYTKEDVDALQEKVTKGHQAIKEAKEAGELGFMELPETHKEIAKEIKEFAEANREKYDNFVVLGIGGSALGNIAVQTALNDPYYNLKKEARNGCPRLFVPDNVDPTRLKSLLDELDLEKTMFNVISKSGTTAETMSQFLTAQAAVVEDLGEDAVSDHFIATTSKDSGKLIKIAKEEAIKTFYIPDNVGGRFSVLTPVGLVSSAFVGVDIEELLAGAEYMAQVCDTDDLWANPAYLNAVLQYLADQDGKPMSVMMPYNHALKDVADWYRQLWAESLGKEVDREGNVVNVGPTPIKALGATDQHSQAQLYMEGPYDKVVTFLEVENFKEELEIGSGYEDIEGVSYLGNHTFNKLITTEKKATELALTKQNRLNCTVIFPEVNAFTLGQFFYLFELQTAMSGELYNINAFNQPGVELGKKYAYGVLGREGFAEMKEEFDSRPAKDDSLIL
- a CDS encoding GerMN domain-containing protein, with the protein product MLDLTDKNIYIVLIIIVVLLLILLYPKFLASKKVKVYFGDQQAQYLVSKIREVELDDLYINSIKELIKGPQSKELMKTIPSQTKLLNIKVEDGLARVNFSRELIDNHWGGTAGEMITVYSIVNTLAQFKEINRVRILVNGKQIKTLVGHLDLTHPLKFKAKLVK
- the murI gene encoding glutamate racemase, which translates into the protein MEQDKPIVLFDSGVGGLTIAKEIINQFPQEKIIYFGDTAHLPYGEREQEEVEEFVLKIIDYFVNLGAKMVIIACNTATAAGLELARDNFSLPIIGPIDAGVEKAIAGTKNKKIGVIATEGTVDSGAYQEAIKQANSEVEVFVQACPKFVPLVEAGELYSQQVREIAQDYLAPLQEEEVDTLLLGCTHFPYLSKIIKEIMGQEVTLIYPGQSIALKAREILVDKDLMVSSSSGEAKFYVSDLDKLSKKFVKIGAKFLNFDQLNFSELDLWEK
- a CDS encoding N-acetylmuramoyl-L-alanine amidase family protein, coding for MNIRFSMIIVLAMMIVFVSIPAEAQAEEIKLVIDSQNVESKLLIVDGRSLVSAQILKEKFGEKLVWKKGRKELQVNSGYWRASFQVGSRIAEVNSSILPLESRIRLINDDVMIPLRFLTKMYGGELEWDGSTKTIYYYSNRVSDISTKSSVNSSQVVINTDYQVKYELNLYHRPQRLVLDLYNVSLAEVKSKVEVNNNIIRQIRVSQFKLNPAVVRVVVDINQMSNYQIKRNSLGLVLKINQDTQVVTSSIISRKPKLKKPKLKLRTKKIVIDPGHGGFDPGAIGPSGVQEKTVNYQIAKSVNKLLKQAGFRTKMTRRSDKFYSLAKRANQANRWSADLFVSIHSNSNSKPWINGTATYAHWYASKSNWALAWYVQSELVERIKLESNGLKAANFAVLRETNMPAILVETAFLSNPREERLLNSDDFQQKAAAGIVAGIKKYFAKED
- a CDS encoding N-acetylmuramoyl-L-alanine amidase family protein yields the protein MPKRLLMGILVLVLICSFSNSLYAADDIKLLVNNKKITNSLDYQIVDQNILIPLRTLSNALSIKLKWFNLIKTLRLETEDKVIKFRLGDRNLQVNNKLIKMPVAPKEKDGRLMVPLKSLGEVLGLVIESNPQQRIVNIFEVQGRLKEIKYQKTNNYKAIAINISQKVGHKVSVLKDPRRIVLDLKTTRLIKKINNIKVDNKLIKQVRVAQFNGNTVRVVVDLASKVDYKLVSKKLNQSYQYLIKLSPLITDIKYEATGLKINATADIRMKEPVYLSNPRRIVVDLKNAVFTQSKKKLKINNPLFKEIRVSQYQTNPNNIVRVVFEAKKNLELRGIQKQSSLVISPIVAKLEKVVYNSDKSNQVLFELSTQVKPDIVPLKKGDRLVFDFFNTTNEFQKEDLKIDSRLIKEIRISQFNQYITRAVIDLSELVSYQIDWEGNQLQLNLMNKLQEIKVNDMKARTKVDISLLTPGEYDIYQLPNPKRLVIDIPNAIVDKKKLKLINNSDIVSDIRFSQYSVTPYSVRVVLDLKDDINLQVKSPDRTKHIVINTMTNNLAGKIIVVDPGHGGYDPGALGSFLREKNITLDIGLKLEDILEAAGAKVVMTRKTDQFISLEERAKLANKLNADIFVSIHINSHYTKDAFGTEIFIREDYSDNSLVLAHFIQDELVNEINTFNRGRKEGNLYVLEHTKMPAVLSEIAFISNPEEEELLSRNQFRSNVAVGLYKGISKYFRFLEEES